From Streptomyces sp. Edi4, one genomic window encodes:
- a CDS encoding roadblock/LC7 domain-containing protein: MSQAAQNLNWLITNFVDNTPGVSHTVVVSADGLLLAMSEGFPRDRADQLAAVASGLTSLTAGASRIFEGGSVAQTVVEMERGFLFLMSVSDGSSLAVLAHPECDIGLVGYEMALLVDRAGSVLTPDLRAELQGSLLH; the protein is encoded by the coding sequence ATGAGCCAGGCGGCACAGAACCTGAACTGGTTGATCACCAACTTCGTGGACAACACCCCAGGGGTGTCCCACACAGTGGTGGTCTCCGCCGACGGCCTGCTCCTCGCCATGTCCGAAGGTTTCCCGCGCGACCGCGCCGACCAGCTGGCCGCCGTGGCGTCCGGTCTGACCTCGCTGACCGCCGGGGCCTCCCGGATCTTCGAGGGCGGCAGCGTCGCCCAGACCGTGGTGGAGATGGAGCGTGGCTTCCTCTTTTTGATGTCCGTGTCCGACGGTTCCTCCCTGGCCGTACTGGCGCACCCGGAGTGCGACATCGGCCTGGTGGGCTACGAGATGGCTCTCCTGGTCGACCGCGCGGGCAGTGTCCTCACTCCGGACCTGCGCGCCGAGCTCCAGGGCAGCCTGCTCCACTGA
- a CDS encoding DUF742 domain-containing protein, with protein sequence MTPPSASHDSYGALHDAAYDSEGDQPLVRPYAMTGGRTRPRYQLAIEALVSTTADPAHLATLLPEHQRICHLCREVKSVAEVSALLQMPLGVARILVADLAEAGMVAIHQPGNGETGGTPDVTLLERVLSGLRKL encoded by the coding sequence ATGACCCCGCCATCCGCCTCACACGATTCGTACGGCGCCCTGCACGACGCGGCGTACGACAGTGAAGGCGACCAGCCGCTGGTCCGTCCGTACGCCATGACCGGCGGCCGCACCAGGCCGCGCTACCAGCTCGCCATCGAGGCGCTGGTCAGCACCACAGCCGACCCGGCGCACCTCGCCACGCTTCTTCCCGAGCACCAGCGGATCTGCCACCTGTGCCGTGAGGTCAAGTCGGTGGCGGAGGTCTCGGCGCTGTTGCAGATGCCGCTGGGTGTCGCCCGGATCCTGGTGGCCGACCTCGCGGAGGCCGGCATGGTGGCGATCCACCAGCCCGGCAATGGAGAGACCGGCGGCACGCCGGACGTAACGCTGCTCGAAAGGGTGCTCAGTGGACTTCGCAAGCTCTAG
- a CDS encoding nitrate- and nitrite sensing domain-containing protein translates to MQGRFKRDGSAAAEQEPQGGTGSKTASSSPQHAQNPRGPENPSGSPAGEANGQTARTSGPSGASGSPGASGPSGASGDDQQGAERKATGPVDTGSRIALRNWRISTRLVALLALPVVAATTLGGLRINQSMNDMQQLDHMQLLTDMTKQATELAAALQTERDDSAGPLSTGTSDARVQTDRSATDLVKKSFINTTQDISGTENDDALESIRRNVTNIAIQLQDLESIRKTAYKDGSTDSQTVESYSRLIRGLLSLSQDMAQATSNPEMIKRTRALAAFSSAKEYASVQRAIIAAALPATKDKAGNLLEPDRLYAKAAQDGERQALASFQNVYEANGGNATVLMAPLDKGNAEITAANAYSQHVLKNTGAMAQEQRRSYLDWYDQDSNKINQMKTIEQTLLGEMEQKARELRDSSQRDAILNGVLILVVLGVSLVGAFIVARSMIRSLRRLQDTATRVAQDRLPELVKQLSESDPQDVDTSVESVGVHSRDEIGKVAAAFDDVHREAVRLAAEQALLRGNVNAMFTNLSRRSQGLIQRQLSLISELESREADPDQLSSLFKLDHLATRMRRNGENLLVLAGEEPGRRWTRPVPLVDVLRAAASEVEQYERIELAAVPATEVAGRVVNDLVHLLAELLENATSFSSPQTKVRVTGHALPDGRVLVEIHDTGIGLSPEDLAAINERLASPPTVDVSVSRRMGLFVVGRLSLRHGIRIQLRPSDSGGTTALVMLPVDVAQGGKKMPGKPGAGQPQAPAGQGGRPGLAGGPPSRAGLAAGPLGSANGGSGSRLGAGAPRGQVSGAPGPRAALPPRDGGPQQGRPGQGQAPQQNQQSAFGAGPATPPAAPRRGDRPITPPPGAPRAELPGGNPQGPQPVRPQAASWGSDPSSALDAPRGHEEPEQHTGQYPRPALDDHQGPGATAEFARPDFDGPPPGSRQDQSSSGTGQFVRPDVFGAPAPQGPAATGQFERPGSYNGFGDPSDTGQYARPGQDLSDTGQYTRPGQGGDAGQYGRPGADDLQGPSNTGQYARPDFNAPRPPAPQPAQPQQYQQQTPQQGPQQEAQQGQAFGQGAPRRHNDGNDFGAPRQPVGSLPAQPGPEALPPAGAGDGRTPLYDTLETNWFQQQAQQGSLPQESAAPSQQAPQQPLPERRPVRESGANGTNGSGATANGTGAWRSSPNDDLVRQAERARKPAAGGITTSGLPKRVPRANLVPGTAQQQNHQAGPQVSRAPDDVRGRLTNLRRGIQQGRQANNGPTGSFHVDPTHQQER, encoded by the coding sequence GTGCAGGGACGTTTCAAGAGGGATGGCAGCGCTGCGGCGGAGCAGGAGCCGCAGGGTGGGACTGGTTCCAAGACAGCCAGTTCCTCGCCCCAGCACGCCCAGAACCCCCGGGGCCCCGAGAATCCATCCGGTTCGCCGGCCGGCGAGGCGAACGGTCAGACGGCGCGCACCAGCGGGCCTTCCGGCGCGTCCGGCTCCCCCGGCGCCTCCGGTCCCTCCGGCGCCTCCGGTGACGACCAGCAGGGCGCCGAACGCAAGGCGACGGGACCGGTCGACACCGGCTCCCGAATAGCCCTGCGCAACTGGCGCATCTCGACGCGTCTGGTCGCCCTGCTCGCCCTGCCCGTGGTCGCCGCGACCACCCTGGGCGGTCTGCGCATCAACCAGTCGATGAACGACATGCAGCAGCTCGACCACATGCAGCTGCTCACCGACATGACCAAGCAGGCCACCGAGCTGGCCGCCGCGCTCCAGACCGAGCGCGACGACTCCGCGGGCCCGCTCTCCACCGGGACCTCCGACGCCCGCGTCCAGACCGACCGTTCGGCCACCGACCTGGTCAAGAAGTCGTTCATCAACACGACCCAGGACATCAGCGGCACGGAGAACGACGACGCCCTGGAGTCGATCCGGCGCAACGTCACCAACATCGCCATCCAGCTCCAGGACCTGGAGAGCATCCGCAAGACCGCCTACAAGGACGGCTCCACCGACTCCCAGACGGTCGAGTCCTACAGCCGTCTCATCCGCGGTCTGCTCAGCCTCTCGCAGGACATGGCACAGGCCACCTCCAACCCGGAGATGATCAAGCGGACCCGTGCGCTCGCGGCGTTCTCCTCCGCCAAGGAGTACGCCTCCGTGCAGCGCGCGATCATCGCCGCCGCGCTGCCCGCCACCAAGGACAAGGCCGGCAACCTCCTGGAGCCCGACCGCCTCTACGCCAAGGCCGCCCAGGACGGCGAGCGCCAGGCCCTCGCCTCGTTCCAGAACGTGTACGAGGCCAACGGCGGCAACGCCACCGTGCTGATGGCCCCGCTGGATAAGGGCAACGCGGAGATCACCGCGGCCAACGCCTACTCCCAGCACGTGCTCAAGAACACCGGCGCGATGGCCCAGGAGCAGCGGCGCTCCTACCTGGACTGGTACGACCAGGACTCCAACAAGATCAACCAGATGAAGACCATCGAGCAGACGCTGCTCGGTGAGATGGAGCAGAAGGCGCGCGAGCTGCGCGACTCCTCGCAGCGCGACGCGATCCTCAACGGTGTGCTGATCCTCGTCGTCCTCGGCGTCTCGCTGGTCGGCGCGTTCATCGTGGCCCGCTCCATGATCCGCTCGCTGCGCCGCCTCCAGGACACCGCGACGCGGGTCGCCCAGGACCGTCTGCCCGAGCTCGTCAAGCAGCTCTCCGAGTCCGACCCGCAGGACGTCGACACGTCCGTGGAGTCGGTCGGCGTGCACTCGCGAGACGAGATCGGCAAGGTGGCCGCGGCCTTCGACGACGTGCACCGCGAGGCCGTCCGCCTCGCCGCCGAGCAGGCCCTGCTGCGAGGCAACGTCAACGCGATGTTCACCAACCTCTCGCGCCGCTCGCAGGGTCTCATCCAGCGTCAGCTCTCGCTCATCTCCGAGCTGGAGTCCCGTGAGGCCGACCCCGACCAGCTGTCCTCGCTGTTCAAGCTGGACCACCTCGCGACCCGTATGCGCCGTAACGGCGAAAACCTCCTCGTCCTCGCCGGTGAGGAGCCGGGCCGGCGCTGGACGCGCCCGGTCCCGCTGGTCGACGTGCTGCGCGCCGCCGCGTCCGAGGTGGAGCAGTACGAGCGCATCGAGCTGGCCGCCGTGCCCGCCACCGAGGTCGCCGGACGCGTGGTCAACGACCTCGTGCACCTGCTCGCCGAGCTGCTTGAGAACGCGACCTCGTTCTCCTCGCCGCAGACCAAGGTGCGCGTCACCGGTCACGCGCTGCCCGACGGCCGCGTGCTGGTCGAGATCCACGACACCGGCATCGGCCTCTCCCCCGAGGACCTTGCCGCGATCAACGAGCGGCTTGCGTCGCCGCCCACCGTGGACGTCTCGGTCTCGCGCCGCATGGGTCTGTTCGTGGTCGGCCGCCTGTCCCTGCGACACGGCATCCGCATCCAGCTGCGCCCCTCCGACTCCGGTGGCACGACCGCGCTCGTCATGCTGCCCGTCGATGTCGCCCAGGGCGGCAAGAAGATGCCCGGCAAGCCGGGTGCCGGTCAGCCGCAGGCACCGGCGGGCCAGGGCGGCCGTCCCGGTCTCGCGGGCGGTCCGCCCTCGCGTGCCGGTCTCGCCGCGGGCCCGCTCGGCAGCGCCAACGGCGGCTCCGGCAGCCGGCTCGGCGCGGGCGCCCCGCGCGGCCAGGTCTCAGGCGCCCCGGGTCCGCGCGCCGCGCTGCCGCCCCGCGACGGCGGCCCGCAGCAGGGCCGGCCCGGACAGGGCCAGGCCCCCCAGCAGAACCAGCAGTCCGCCTTCGGCGCCGGCCCGGCCACTCCCCCGGCCGCCCCGCGCCGGGGTGACCGTCCCATCACCCCGCCGCCCGGCGCCCCGCGCGCCGAGCTGCCCGGTGGCAACCCGCAGGGCCCGCAGCCGGTCCGGCCGCAGGCCGCGAGCTGGGGCAGCGACCCGTCCTCGGCCCTCGACGCCCCGCGTGGCCACGAGGAGCCGGAGCAGCACACGGGCCAGTACCCCCGCCCCGCGCTCGACGACCATCAGGGTCCCGGCGCCACCGCCGAGTTCGCCAGGCCCGACTTCGACGGGCCCCCGCCGGGCTCGCGGCAGGACCAGTCCTCGTCGGGCACCGGCCAGTTCGTCCGGCCCGACGTGTTCGGCGCGCCCGCCCCGCAAGGTCCGGCCGCGACCGGCCAGTTCGAGCGCCCCGGCTCCTACAACGGCTTCGGCGACCCCTCGGACACCGGCCAGTACGCCCGCCCAGGCCAGGACCTGTCCGACACCGGCCAGTACACGCGTCCCGGCCAGGGCGGTGACGCCGGTCAGTACGGGCGTCCCGGCGCCGACGACCTCCAGGGCCCGTCGAACACCGGTCAGTACGCCCGGCCCGACTTCAACGCGCCGCGCCCGCCCGCGCCGCAGCCCGCGCAGCCGCAGCAGTACCAGCAGCAGACGCCGCAGCAAGGGCCGCAGCAAGAGGCGCAGCAGGGACAAGCCTTCGGTCAGGGCGCCCCGCGCCGGCACAACGACGGCAACGACTTCGGCGCCCCGCGCCAGCCGGTGGGAAGCCTGCCCGCGCAGCCGGGACCGGAGGCGCTGCCGCCGGCCGGCGCCGGTGACGGGCGCACCCCGCTGTACGACACGCTGGAGACCAACTGGTTCCAGCAGCAGGCCCAGCAGGGCAGCCTGCCGCAGGAGAGCGCCGCGCCGTCGCAGCAGGCCCCGCAGCAGCCCCTGCCCGAGCGCCGTCCGGTCCGTGAGAGCGGCGCCAACGGCACGAACGGCTCGGGTGCCACGGCCAACGGCACCGGCGCCTGGCGCAGTTCACCCAACGACGACCTGGTGCGCCAGGCCGAGCGGGCCCGCAAGCCCGCCGCCGGCGGCATCACCACGTCCGGTCTTCCCAAGCGGGTCCCGCGCGCCAACCTGGTGCCGGGCACCGCACAACAGCAGAACCACCAGGCAGGACCCCAGGTCTCCCGGGCGCCCGACGACGTGCGCGGCCGGCTGACCAATCTCCGCCGGGGCATCCAGCAGGGCCGGCAGGCCAACAACGGCCCGACCGGCAGCTTCCACGTGGACCCCACTCACCAGCAGGAGCGTTAG